Part of the Pseudoalteromonas sp. Scap06 genome is shown below.
ACATCATTAATTCGGCAGAATCAGAATCCGTTGGATTAATACTAATTCCCACGCTTATAGTTAAATTAAACTCTCTTCCATCAACACGAAAAGGTTGATGCATTGCATACAAAATATCAGATGCAACAGCATCAACATGACACGGCGATTTAATACCTGGGAGCAACAATACAAATTCATCCCCGCCAACACGGGCCAAGGTCGTATTTAAATCAACAATAGATTCAAGTCGTTTAGCAACCAGTTTTATGATTTGGTCGCCAATATGGTGTCCCTCTGTATCATTTAAATATTTAAAATGATCAATATCAATTAACATTAACGCCACTAAAAAACCATTACGCACAGATACCTGACAAGCATGCGCAACGCGATCATGTAATAAAATTCGATTGGGTAAATCGGTTAATTGGTCATGGTTTGCTAAATGGCTCATCTTAACAGCCATCGCAATCGACTCGCTCACATCATGAAAAACTATAATCGCGCCAATAATATTCCCCTTTTCATCTCTGATGGGGGAAGCAGAATCCTCAACCCGATGAATTCTGCCATTTAAGCTCGTTAATTGGCAATTAAGCGCCATAGCTACTCTTCGCTGCTCTTTTAAAGCAATAGAAATTGGATTAAGGCTTTTGTGCTTTGTGGTTGCATCCCGTAGTTGCATAACCTCTGAAATATGATTACCAACTGCTTCATGCATTACCCAACCGGTCATCATTTCTGCAATCGGGTTCATAAACGTTATTTTTTCGTCTTTGTCTGTTGCTATAACTGCGTCGCCAATCGAGTTGAGCGTTACGCGCAATCTTTCTGATTCAATAGCAAGTAAACGCTGTGAATGTTTTAGTTGTTGCTCTTGTGTTTTTAGTTTTAGATGATTGCCAACGCGCAAGCGGCATACCTTAAGATCAACGGGCTTTTGTATATAGTCAATCCCACCCAACTCTAAAGACAAATGCTCAAACTTACTCTCATTATGGGAGGTAATAAATATTACTGTTACACCACTAGTTTTGGGATCGTTTTTTAAGCGTTTACACACTTCTAACCCGCTAATATCAGGTAATTCAATATCTAATAAAATAATTTCTGGTAAGAACTGCTGTGCTTTTTCAATGGCGCCAAAACCAGTATCGCTACATATAACTTCTGCAATATCTGATAAAGCTCCCTCTAAAATCATTAAACTAGTGGGTTCATCATCAACAATAAGTACTCGTTGCGCAAAGCTTTGATCTACAGTGGTTAACACAATCACTTCCCATAAAAAATTAAACAAATGCACATAAAGCCTAGCTTAGTTAACCCAAACCTCCACCAATTACCTAAAATATATACTTAAGTATTATATTATTAGCGTCAATCAAAAAGGGTTTGTAGAGTTCTAAATTTGAGATAAATAAATACAAAACAAAACTCTTTATTAAAAGTAAAACTTGATCAATTACCTATAGCTCTCTAAGTTTAGGGTAGCTAAATAATGGCTGGTCTTTAATTGGAGTAGTGGATGCCAATAAATCTTAAGAAAAGGATAATTCGTCAGGTAAGTAATTACACCCTTTTATTCCCAATTTCTTTATCCGCCATAATGACCTTAATTGTTGTAGCCATTATTATTAATGAAGCAAGTTTATCGCGCTCAGTACTTAGCTTTGTAGAGCATGAAATCATAGACAAAAACCAATCTATTAATTCACAAACGCAAGAGGTTATTGAAAACTACCGTCGAGATATTCGTTTTTTACACGCAACCCCTCCAATCAAAGGTTTAGCTAGGGCATCAAATAACAAAGGAGTAGACCCACTAGAAAACACCACCTATGCTCAATGGAAAACTAGGCTTGAAATTATATTTGCAGCGTTTTTAAAAAATAACCCCGATTACGAGCAGCTAAGAATCATCAGTACCAACAAAAAAGGACAAGAACTGGTAAGGGTTGATCGCGTTCAGGGTGCAGTAGAGGTTATAGATTTAAATAGGCTCCAAAATAAAGGAGCGCAAGAGTACTTTACGGCCAGTAGTAACCTCTCTGATGGCGAAATATATATGTCTGAAATTTCGTTGAATAGAGAGTACGGTAAAATAGAGTTTCCTTATCGCCCGATGTTGAGGCTGTCTATGCCAATTTTTGATGAAAATCAAAATAGATTTGGCTTTATCATAATTAACGTGAATGCTAACAACTTATTAACCCTTTTAAAAAACAGTATTAATACACCATTTCAACTCGCTTTAACTGACAGTAACGGCTATTTTTTATCACACCCAAATAAAGATTTCACCTTTGGTAAAGACCTAAATAGTGATATTAGCATCAATAATAATTACACTTTTAACCCCGTTGCTAATAGCTCATTGTCGCTTATAAAACCAAAAAGCAATGCGCAAACAAGTTATTACACCGCAAGAAAAAAAATCACTTTAGCGCTGGGTGAAAAACAAAACTTTTTATCTAGCCACGTTTTAGCGCCTGTTGAGTATATAAAAAATATTGAAATGGAACGTAGAACAAAGCTCTACGCCTTTTTACTTATTTTGGTTATTGTATTAACTATCATTCTCGCATTTTTCAATCGTAGTCTTCGCAAAAGCCAAGAGCTTGCAAATGCGCGCGCACAATCTGAGGCGATTATAACCGGATCATCTGATGCGGTAATTGGCATTACCAATAACGGTATTGTCTCTAGTTGGAATAACGCCGCAACTCTGATGTTTAAACTTGGAGAATTAGAAGCTATTGGAAAATCAATTAATGATTTAAAAATAATAGATCAGCTAAATTTTAACGAGATAATTGAAAAGTTCACTGGTGGTACTCGTCAATTTAAGCAAGACGCTAGTATCAGTAACGGCTCTACTAAACGCTACTTTTCACTCTCTTTATCAGCCATTATCGATCAATTTGGAATGTTTATTGGTATAGCAATAATAGCCAGAGATGTAACCAAAGAGCGCACCATTGAGAATGAAATAATAAAAGTAAATCATGAGCTTGAAAATAAAGTAGCTATTCGCACTAAAGAGCTCAAACAAGCCAGTGAAGTAAAAAGCGCGTTTATTTCTAATATAAGCCATGAAATGCGTACTCCACTTAATGGCATAGTGGGTACTTTAAACTTAATAAAAAAAGAGCCATTAAGTGAAACACAAAAAAACTATTTAGAAATGACCGAAGTAAGTGTGAGTGCTTTATCTGTATTAATAAATGATATTTTGGATTTATCTAAAATAGAAGCCGGTAAACTTGAGTTGAACTTTAAAGAGTTTAATTTAATAAAATTAATCGAAAGCGTTTGTGGCAGTATGGCTGTTAAAGCTCAGGAGAAAGGCCTCGAATTTGTTTTAGATGTTGTGAATTTAAAATGTAAAACGATTACAACTGACCCCCATCGTTTTTCACAAATCCTGACTAACTTAGTAAATAATGCGATTAAATTTACTGAAACTGGGTTTATAAAGGTCACCGCTTATTGCGAGCAAACAAGCAATGATACTGTGACCGTTCACGTAAAAGTTACCGATAGCGGTGTGGGCATTGCACAAGAAAACCAGAACAAATTATTTACCGCCTTTTCCCAAGAAGACAAAAGCGTGGCATCTAAATTTGGTGGAACAGGGCTGGGGCTTTCTATATGCAGACAGCTTTGTAGCCTTCTAGGCGGAGAAATTAGCTTTGAGTCAGAAAAGTCTCTAGGTAGTAGTTTTCACATAAAACTAACACTGAGCAACGCTGATACAACTCATTATAGTTTTGCCCCACGATTAAAAAACAAAAGCTTCGCTATTGTGACTAAAAATAACGAGTTAGCCGACAGCATAAATAATTTAATAGCTGCTTTTTCTGGAAATAGTTTTTCAGCTGAACAATTACAACAATCTCTTGTTTCAGATGATATAAAAAACGTGTCTTTACCTGACTTTATACTTATTGAACAAGACGACACATTGTTAAAACGTTTAGATGAAATGTGGCCAACTATTGCTAATAATCATGTAATTAAAGTTATTTTATTAGCAAATCGCGGTTATCCTCAAATTAAAACAAGACACGTGCAAGCCAGCTTACTTTCTAAACCAATACTTATTTCAGAGTTTTTAAAAACAGTCGCCGATGAACGCAGCCTTGAAGATAAAATAAGTGCTGGTAGCAGTAATATTAATATTAACAAACGCCGTGAATCAGACTCAGTTAAAACTGATAATTCTGACTTTAAAGGGGCACATGTTCTTATCGTTGATGATAACGAAATAAATATAGAAGTAGCCGCGGGTATATTGTCATGTTTATCTTTAGAGATAGATACCGCGTCAAATGGCCAACAAGCAGTAGAAAAACTTGTTAACTCGGTGGCCAATAATCATCAATACCACTGTGTATTTATGGACTGCCAAATGCCTATATTGAATGGTTATGATGCAGCAAAACAAATAAGAGCTGGTGAAGCAGCGCCTCAAAATATTGATATTCCCATAGTCGCTATGACTGCTAATGCAATGATGGGTGAAAGACAAAAATGCCTAGATGCAGGAATGAATGATTACATCACTAAACCAATCTCTGCAGAGGTATTAGTTGCAACGGCTACAAAGTGGTTGTCTTCAACTTTTATAAAAGAAGCTCCATTGGAAAATAATCAGCTTAACGAAATTAATAAACCAGTTTCTGATACTTTGGATAGTCAAAGTTTACCTGATTGGGATAAAGATAACGCGCTATCTCGGTTATTAAATAATGAAGAGCTTCTTATAAAAGTATGTGAATTATACCTTCAGAGTACACCAATTAAGCTAGAAGAACTTGAGGATGCAATAAATAACAATAATTTATCGCAAATATCAAAATTAAGTCATGGCTTGAAAGGCTCATCGGGTGATGTAGGTGCGGCTAACTTGCATAAATTATTTGATGAATTAGAAGTAATGGCCAGTGAAAATGCCATGGGCAGTATGAAGAATAAATTAGAGCTCATTCAAACTAGCTACAAAAAACTCGAATCAACCATTAACAGCTACTTAGAGATACAACCCAGTAGTTAGCATTTTGTGGGTAATAATGAATAAACCACTGAAAATATGTATTGCTAATTAAAGTTAAAAGCGCCTAAAGGCGCTTTTAATTTTTGAGTGTATTGCTAACCAATACCACCAAAAAATATAAAAGCACATAGGATATTTATTCTTACTCGCTATACTGGTCAATTATAACTTTTAAACTATTGAATTCTATAGGCTTGTTTATAGTGTTAGTTATACCCGCTGCCACGTACTCAGGCTCGTCTTTTTCAGTGATGTTTGCAGTAACGGCAATAATGGGCACATCGTGGTAATTGGCTAGTTCCCTAATATATTTAGTTGCCAAAAGCCCGCCCATTACCGGCATTTGAATATCTATCATAATTAAATCAAATTGTTGTTTAGTACATAGCTCAAGCGCTATTTCACCATTATCTGCCATGGTTATATGTTTAATACCCATTGCTTTTAAAAAGCTTTCTAGCACGATTTGATTTACCGGATTATCTTCGGCAATTAATACTTGTATATCTTTATTTTTAATATTTACATCGGGTAATTGTGCTTGCTGTTTTTCAGCCACATTTGATGATGGAGTACTAAGCGTTAACTGAAAATAAAATCTCGAACCCTTATCCAATTCACTTTCTACTTGTAAATTACTGCCCATTAAGTTTAATATTTTACTAGAGATAGTTAATCCAAGCCCTGTACCACCAAAACGACGTGTTGTTGAAGTGTCAGCTTGGGTAAAAGCATCAAATAACGTTTTTATACTATGTTGTGAAATACCTATACCACTATCGATAACGCTAAATAGTAACATCACTTCACTGCAATTTTTCTCTTTTAGAGCAACAGATAATGTTACTGTTCCACACTCTGTAAACTTAAATGCATTCCCCAATAAGTTCATTAGCACTTGTTTTAAACGGGTTTCGTCGCCTTGTACCAAATCAACAGAATCTACTTTTTCTTTTACTATTTTAAACTCTATATTTTTATGGTCGGCTTGCGATTTAAAAATTTGTTCCAGCTCATACAATAAAGCACTTAATTTAAACTCTCTATTTTCTAGTAGCATTTTATCGGCATCAAGCTTACTTAAATCAAGAATGTCATTAAGAATAACCAATAAACTGTTACCTGAAGAGCTAATAACCTCAATCATGCGTTTTTGTTTAGCATCAAGCTCTGTATTACTCACTAGCTGTACCATGCCTAAAATACCGTTCATGGGAGTGCGTATTTCATGGCTCATATTAGCTAAAAACTCAGATTTGATTCGGGATGTTTCTTCGGCCGCTTTTTTTGCTTCAACTAGGCGCTCGTTTAGCACTCTAAATTTATTTGCTGCTTGGGCTAAAAACCCTATTTCGTCTTCACGGTTAATATCAGCTATGTTTGCTGAGAAATCACCATTTAGAAATGATCTAAAACTAACTGTGAGCCTGTTAATCGCTTTAATAATATGAAAGTGAAAAAATAAAGCGAAAAGAATAAATAAGGTAACAGACAAAAATAACGACACTTGAATAACAGTTTGCGCAGCATCAATGCTCTCTTGACTGGTTTTCGAAATATCACTAAGCAACAACAATGCATCTTCTTGCAATTTTTTGGCAAGTGCTGAAAACTCAACCGAATCACCGGCAATAACAATATTACTTAAGGTTAAATAGTTTCTATTAGCTAGAATGGCCTCAGCAAATAAAGACTCGAATTTAGTTGTTAAACTATTTAGTTGCTCGACCTTGTTGTGGCCAATCATTTTGTTTGTAGCGCCACTGTTGGTTAATTGTTTAATTAATTGTAGCCGCTGTTTTACTTGACTACGTTTGGCGTAATCGCGTTGAGTTAAAAACAGGACTGAATTGCGATACAGATGATGCCAATGATCCTTTAGCTGAAACAATAATAAGTCCTTGCCCAGCCTGGCCGTTTCTCCATCCCTGCTTGCTAAGGTAGTTAATGCTAATTCGTAGGTATTTGGTAACTGTTGCTCAATAATTTTAGACTTTTCATCATATCGTTTTTTAAGACTATCGATACTTTTGCCATAATTTAAAACCAATGATTGCATGGCGTTTAATGAGTTTTTAATCTTGTGTTGCTGAATTCGCTGTTGTGCTTCAATTAACCGCGCTTGAATACTTTGCTGAGTGCTTTTTATTTTATCAAAAATAACCTCGCTACCCGACACACCATAAACCGAAATATCTCGTTGAATCTGTAAAATATCTTTGTTAATTTCGAATACAACAACTGACAGCCCATTAATATTCAATACATTTTTACTGGCTTGCTCTATTTTGTCGGTTCGCTCATTAATAACAACGTAAACTATTATTTGTATTAAAATAAAAATAGCCAACGAAGATAATACTTTAATAGATAAAGAACCAATTAACTGTTTCAGCATTCAATTCCCTTATGCGTTTAGTAGTTCAAACCATTTATCTAAACTGTAATCGTAGTTATCCATCACTGTATTCCACACCGCAATATTAGAAAAGCGCTTTTCATAGCTGCCGCCATCGCGAATTTGCCCTGGCATAATTATATTTTTGCCATCGGTACCCGCTAGTGGTTGAGTCGCTTCTTTGCCATCGTACCAATAATCCCATTCGGGGGTGGTAATTATTTCTTTACTACGTTCTGGATTAGAAATGTAATAACCTTGCTTGGAAATAAATGCACCAGGCCAGCCCGATAACCACCAGTTCATGTATTCATAAGCGGCGTCTTTTACATGCCCTACCGTATTAGCAGAGAGACACATCACTCCATGCCATGCTCGATACCCTTCTTTAGGAGATGCATTAACAACGGGTAAACCTTGGGCTCTACATGCAGTCACCCCCGGAGAAAATATACTTTGTATGTGCACACGCTTTTTAAGCATAAACTCAACCGATTGTGGCACCGACGTCCAAAACCCAGAAAAATGCCCTGCTTGCTTTTTATTAATTAAAATTGCAAACAGTTTGTCTATTTCTGCAACACTCATATTGGCAATATTATTAAATGTCATCAGCCCTTGAGCCTGGGCTGCCAATGCGGCATCGAAAATACCTATGGTGGGGGCATTCACCAAACCTACATGACCTTTGTTACTCTCTTCAAGCAACCAGCCCCATGACTCAGTCTCGTAAGCCACACCCTTAGGTATAAAATTAGTGTTATAGCCAAATGAATCCACATTGTGAACATAAGGCATAAAACTTATTTTATCAGTTGCTTGGCTTCCAAGTGAGCCATCTTGTTGAACATATAAAATTTTGTTGGGCGCATCACCTGCGCCCAATTTTGCTGTGGGAACTAACTTACCGGTTTTGGTTAGTGGGTTTATTTCCTGCCAATATTTTAGTCTTTCTACTTCAATTGGTTGAATAGCATTGGCTTGCCACAATATATTAATTGAGTCAGACCATTGTTCATATAAATCAAATGAAGAGGGATCAGCTGCTGCTTTTTGTAAAACGGCCGCACTCCCCATAGGGGTAAATTCAATATTAATACCGAGCTCTTGCATGGCGCGGACTCTAAGCTCTTCTTGTAAAGTTACATGCGTTCCCATGACTCTAAGCGTAACCGGTTTTTTTGCAAACACATACGGCGCTTTAAATGCGACAGCAGAGGTCGCAGCACCGACCGCTAGCGTACTTAAAAATTTACGTCGAGTGACATTGTTAGCCATACTAATCATCCATTTAGTGATTCCCACAATCAGTATAGGTAATAATCGAATAATCACTAACTTAGCGCTTCCAAAAACACTATTTTAATTAAAATGAGTGATCGTCATAAATAACATGGTCGTTTAATCATTGTATAAATTTTATAAGATAACTCTATCTATCCTTGTTACACTAGCAGTGTTGAAATACCTACTCGATTAAGGCGCTTACCCATGGAAAAATTTGTTAATCACATTCAACTAGGCTATTTGGGCTTGCTGCCGTTTTTAGGCTGTGTGGGTTGGCCACTTATGTTTGGCAGTAACAGTGTTAATTTAGAGTTTTTTAGTTTTTACAGCATCGCTATTTTAGCGTTTATGGCAGGTAATTTATGGCATGCAGGGCAACAAAGCTTTGCCGATGCCATTAAAGCTGTGCTGCCGGTAATTCCTATACCGTTTTTATCATTTTTGCCGATTGAGTGGATGCTTGCTTGGTTAGGCGCGAGCTTTTGGTTAGTACTGATTTTCGAAAAAGCGTCGATTCATTGGCAGAGTTACCACAAAGATTACCAAAAAATGCGCTTTGTGCTTACATCTGTGGTGTTTGTGTGTCATATCTTAATTATTGGTATGAGTATTTACCCTAAATAACACGCCATTACTTAACCATTGGTCTGTAATAGGGTAACATCCGCGCACTGTATTGAGAGGACACCCCATGATAGACCAATTGCGCCAACAGCTTACTGACCTTGGTGAGAATTTTGTAGAAAAAAACGCCGCTTTTAAAATAAAAGTGATCCCTTTTTTTTGTGCCATTAGCATAAAAAAAGATCATAAAAGCGAAGGTCGTCTTTCTTTTTATTCAAATCAACTCATTGAAATACTAATGGTTGTGTTGTTTGTATTGTTTGGCTTATCTATATTTGATCCTGACGCAGGATTTACCCATGGTCCTATCCACATTGTTTTTGCTATTTTGATTACCTTTAACCTAATTTTAAAACAGGTTGCTATTGAGGGTTTAAAAACACGTTTAGCTATGTACAGGTTGCATCAAGCACCTCAGCAAAATGATGAGCCCGAAAAACCAAACACATCTTCACGCTAATATGTATTTAAATCCAAACTGGAACATACTTACGGTAGGTGATGGCGATTTATCGTTTTCAAATGCGCTTTATCGTCATATTAAGCCAAAAAAGTTAGTGGCATCCACTTACGACGACCAATCAACTATTGAGCAAAAGTACCCAGACAATGCGCTCAATGCTTTAAAGTCGCAAAAGGTAGAAGTACTTAATAGCTTTGATGTAACCAACCCACAATGTTGGCAAACGCTCGGCCAGCATTTACATAGTTTTGATGTGGTTATTTTTCAATTTCCGCTTATTCCTGCGTTTGTTGGTCGCGATGCATTTGAACACAATACACGCCATACCAGCATGAACGTACTTAACCGCGCATTACTGCATCAATTTATAAAATACGCCAATGAGTTTGCTTTAAATACACAAGGTGCAGGGCTATGTTTCATCACTTCAAAAGATGTTAAACCTTATCGAGAATGGAATATTGAAGGCAGTTTAAATACCCATTTAAACGCACAATATCAGGGACAAATGCCATTTGATATTAGTCTCTTTAATGGTTATAAAATTCGCAATGTTGACCGTGATAAACACGTTAAAGACACCAGCGGCATTACCTATGTATTTAGTGAAAAACCCTTACCTGAACTAGCTAGCTTGTTAACTTTGCCTGCTTACTTATCCGATAATTATTGCTCGCTATGTCGTGTAGGGCCGTTTTTAGCTGACGAGGATAAAAGCAAGCATTTTGCTGCTAAAAAACACCTGCAAATGATCAAACTAGAGCAAGACTGGCAGCAATGGTTAACAGCGTTTTATAAGTCAAGCTAGCTTAATTAAGTCAGCTGCTTTTTCGGCAATGGCTATCACACCGGCATTGGTGTTGCCGGTAATTATATGCGGCATAATTGAGGCATCAACCACACGCAAATTTTTCACGCCATGTACTTGTAGTTGGCTATTCACTACCGCCATGGCATCTTGCCCCATTTTACAAGTGCCTACAGGGTGATATTCAGTCTCGGCCGTTTGCCTAATATACTCAATAAGCTGCTCATTATTGTTAATATCTAGCGGGTAAACCATATTACCTCTAATTACATCAAATGCTTCACTTTGCATAATCTGCAGTGTTTTTTTAAGCCCCGCTAACATCACGTTTAAATCATCGGGGTGGCTTAAATAATTAGGATCAATAAGTGGAGCACTCAAGGGGTTAGCATCGGCTAATCGAATCATGCCACGGCTTTTAGGTTGCATAATACTACAGTGAATACTATAACCATGGCCTAGGTGCAGTTTACGGCTATGGTCATCCACCAGCCCAATTACAAATTCAAGCTGTACGTCGGGTACTTTTGAATCGGAAAATAGCTTTATAAAGGCATGTGATTCTGCAAAATTACTAGTAAGCTGCCCTTCACGTTTTACAAACCAATCAACGCATCCTTTTGCAATATTAAACGCCCCACCCGCACTTATACCAAATGTGCCTTTACTGTATTTAGCTTTATACAATGGCACAACGGTTAAGTGGTCATGAAGGTTCTCTCCAACACCAGAAAGCTCGTTTACTATTTCAATATTATGCTGCTTTAGTTGCTCTTTAGGGCCAACTCCCGATAGCATTAAAATTTGCGGTGAGTTAATTGCGCCAGCGCTTAAAACCACCTCTTTTTTTGCATGCAATACAACGGCCTTATTGTTTATAGAAACAGAGACTCCGGTTGCGGTTTTATCGCAAAAAAGTACTTTATTAACGTGTACTTTGCTAAGCACAGTTAGGTTTTTTCGATTTAAATGGGGGGTTATATACGCTTTTGCCGCGCTACAACGCTCCCCTTGATATTGAGTCACTTGCGATAACCTGGCTCCCACTTGCTGCCCTGCGTTTATATCGCCATTGTGCGGTACACCTTGTTGTTCGCAGGCGTTTAAAAACAGCTGATTTACAGGGCTTGGCAGGCTTAAATCCTGCACATGTAAAGGGCCATTAACCCCGTGTACATCACTTTCAGTAAAGGTTTTATTATTTTCAGCCTTAATGAAATAAGGCAATAAACTCTCATAATCCCAGCCCTCATTGCACAGTGCAGCCCAACTATTATAGTCGTGCTTATTACCCCGAATATAAACCATAGCATTAATGGAGCTTGAACCGCCAAGCACTTTGCCACGAGGCATAAATCCGCAGCGGTTATTAAGTTCTTTTTGAGGTACCGTATTGTAATGCCAGCTATTAATGCCATAAGGCACACTAGCAGCAACCCCTGCAGGCATTTGAACCATTGCACCTTTATCACTGCCGCCCGCTTCAATTAAGCACACACTCACATTTTTATTTTCAGATAATCGCGATGCAATAACGCAGCCTGCACTGCCTGCGCCAACAACAATGTAATCAAATGTAGTGGTATGCATAATTATTCTCCAATTAAAAAACCAGTTTGCATGGAACATCGAATAAAAACTTGTTATTTTTAGACACCCTCACCAAAAGTATATTTTATGAGCCGTTTAATTAGAGCCACTTCTTTACAAGGAATAGACCATTTAATTGCAGAACTTGGGGGAGGTTTCGCTGCCATAATGCAGCAGTGCGCCATTAATGTGGACTTTAATAAACTAGAGCAAGAGACCCTTACTTACCGCGCGTATGCACAGCTATTAGAGCATTGCGCCAATACACTGAATTGTCCAAATTTTGGTTTAAAACTAGCAAGCCTGCAAAGCTTTGATATTTTAGGCCATATTGCAATAGCCGCTCAAACAGGCACTAATTTAGCCGAGGCGCTAGATTGGGTGATAAAATATTTGCACTTACATACGCCAGCGCTTAATTTAACCACTCACCCACTTGATGATAATGAGCACGTGTTTTTATCATTCGCTATAAATCTCAGGCCATTACCGGCAATAAACCAAGTAATAGAGCTCACCATTGCATTGGCCATTGCCACTTTAAAAAATATAAGTAATGGCCGTTGTAAGCCACAAAGTGTATTTTTACCTCATACCCTAGGCGCAAATAAGCAGACCTACCACCAGCATTTTGGCTGTAAGGTTATTACTCATAGAAATAGCGCCGGTGTATTAATTGCCAAACAAGACTTAGATTTAACACTTAAC
Proteins encoded:
- a CDS encoding EAL domain-containing protein; this translates as MLTTVDQSFAQRVLIVDDEPTSLMILEGALSDIAEVICSDTGFGAIEKAQQFLPEIILLDIELPDISGLEVCKRLKNDPKTSGVTVIFITSHNESKFEHLSLELGGIDYIQKPVDLKVCRLRVGNHLKLKTQEQQLKHSQRLLAIESERLRVTLNSIGDAVIATDKDEKITFMNPIAEMMTGWVMHEAVGNHISEVMQLRDATTKHKSLNPISIALKEQRRVAMALNCQLTSLNGRIHRVEDSASPIRDEKGNIIGAIIVFHDVSESIAMAVKMSHLANHDQLTDLPNRILLHDRVAHACQVSVRNGFLVALMLIDIDHFKYLNDTEGHHIGDQIIKLVAKRLESIVDLNTTLARVGGDEFVLLLPGIKSPCHVDAVASDILYAMHQPFRVDGREFNLTISVGISINPTDSDSAELMMSHADAAMYKAKEHGRDRFCYFSDDLEHEFHQRQNIDKLLRNALEKDTLEVHFQPKLSLKNKLIIGAEALVRLRDEEDGFISPLHFIPLAEETGLINKLGHSVLKQSCRAAKRWLDKGHPIKVAVNVAAKQFTDPKFIESVAQVLEDTELPSGYLELEVTESALMSDFDETSRILNGLSNLGLSIAIDDFGTGYSSLSYLKLFPVDVLKIDQSFVKDMVDDKQSLDIVKAITHLAHSLNLKIVGEGIETQAQLDTLISLECEEGQGFLFSKALPENEFENLIF
- a CDS encoding ATP-binding protein; this encodes MPINLKKRIIRQVSNYTLLFPISLSAIMTLIVVAIIINEASLSRSVLSFVEHEIIDKNQSINSQTQEVIENYRRDIRFLHATPPIKGLARASNNKGVDPLENTTYAQWKTRLEIIFAAFLKNNPDYEQLRIISTNKKGQELVRVDRVQGAVEVIDLNRLQNKGAQEYFTASSNLSDGEIYMSEISLNREYGKIEFPYRPMLRLSMPIFDENQNRFGFIIINVNANNLLTLLKNSINTPFQLALTDSNGYFLSHPNKDFTFGKDLNSDISINNNYTFNPVANSSLSLIKPKSNAQTSYYTARKKITLALGEKQNFLSSHVLAPVEYIKNIEMERRTKLYAFLLILVIVLTIILAFFNRSLRKSQELANARAQSEAIITGSSDAVIGITNNGIVSSWNNAATLMFKLGELEAIGKSINDLKIIDQLNFNEIIEKFTGGTRQFKQDASISNGSTKRYFSLSLSAIIDQFGMFIGIAIIARDVTKERTIENEIIKVNHELENKVAIRTKELKQASEVKSAFISNISHEMRTPLNGIVGTLNLIKKEPLSETQKNYLEMTEVSVSALSVLINDILDLSKIEAGKLELNFKEFNLIKLIESVCGSMAVKAQEKGLEFVLDVVNLKCKTITTDPHRFSQILTNLVNNAIKFTETGFIKVTAYCEQTSNDTVTVHVKVTDSGVGIAQENQNKLFTAFSQEDKSVASKFGGTGLGLSICRQLCSLLGGEISFESEKSLGSSFHIKLTLSNADTTHYSFAPRLKNKSFAIVTKNNELADSINNLIAAFSGNSFSAEQLQQSLVSDDIKNVSLPDFILIEQDDTLLKRLDEMWPTIANNHVIKVILLANRGYPQIKTRHVQASLLSKPILISEFLKTVADERSLEDKISAGSSNININKRRESDSVKTDNSDFKGAHVLIVDDNEINIEVAAGILSCLSLEIDTASNGQQAVEKLVNSVANNHQYHCVFMDCQMPILNGYDAAKQIRAGEAAPQNIDIPIVAMTANAMMGERQKCLDAGMNDYITKPISAEVLVATATKWLSSTFIKEAPLENNQLNEINKPVSDTLDSQSLPDWDKDNALSRLLNNEELLIKVCELYLQSTPIKLEELEDAINNNNLSQISKLSHGLKGSSGDVGAANLHKLFDELEVMASENAMGSMKNKLELIQTSYKKLESTINSYLEIQPSS
- a CDS encoding ATP-binding protein, with amino-acid sequence MLKQLIGSLSIKVLSSLAIFILIQIIVYVVINERTDKIEQASKNVLNINGLSVVVFEINKDILQIQRDISVYGVSGSEVIFDKIKSTQQSIQARLIEAQQRIQQHKIKNSLNAMQSLVLNYGKSIDSLKKRYDEKSKIIEQQLPNTYELALTTLASRDGETARLGKDLLLFQLKDHWHHLYRNSVLFLTQRDYAKRSQVKQRLQLIKQLTNSGATNKMIGHNKVEQLNSLTTKFESLFAEAILANRNYLTLSNIVIAGDSVEFSALAKKLQEDALLLLSDISKTSQESIDAAQTVIQVSLFLSVTLFILFALFFHFHIIKAINRLTVSFRSFLNGDFSANIADINREDEIGFLAQAANKFRVLNERLVEAKKAAEETSRIKSEFLANMSHEIRTPMNGILGMVQLVSNTELDAKQKRMIEVISSSGNSLLVILNDILDLSKLDADKMLLENREFKLSALLYELEQIFKSQADHKNIEFKIVKEKVDSVDLVQGDETRLKQVLMNLLGNAFKFTECGTVTLSVALKEKNCSEVMLLFSVIDSGIGISQHSIKTLFDAFTQADTSTTRRFGGTGLGLTISSKILNLMGSNLQVESELDKGSRFYFQLTLSTPSSNVAEKQQAQLPDVNIKNKDIQVLIAEDNPVNQIVLESFLKAMGIKHITMADNGEIALELCTKQQFDLIMIDIQMPVMGGLLATKYIRELANYHDVPIIAVTANITEKDEPEYVAAGITNTINKPIEFNSLKVIIDQYSE